Genomic DNA from Nyctibius grandis isolate bNycGra1 chromosome Z, bNycGra1.pri, whole genome shotgun sequence:
CCCGGGCAGGGTgacagcccagctcctgccttaGCTGAAAACAATGCCGCTCTTTACCTATTAACCCTGCGAGGCCAGCGAAGGGCCGTGAGCAGGTTATTAAGCAGCAGCACTTAGTTGGCTTGTGCCAAGCTGCTGAAGTCCGTTCAGCGGGGCCTGCTGCGTGCTGCCCTCGCTCTGCGGGGATGCTGGGGTGCTGTCCCCGCCGAGCCCGGGGCctggctggcagggagggaatCCCCGCTGTCCGAaaagctgggctggggacagggctgtgaGGGAAAGGGCAGGGGTGCAGCGGTGCTCGCACCCAGCGCTCTCGGCAGACCTGCGGAAGCCTTCGGGGGGGGGGACGGAGCTCGCCGATCCCCACCCAGATGAGACCCCCACTTCCACCCTCGTGGCAGGACACCGCTCTGGCCCTGGCCGTTCACCTGCTGCAGGGATGAACCCCGGCCCCGAGGCTCCATCCCCGCCTGGGTCTGCACCTCCCGCATCCCGCCTCCATCCCCGCCCGCATCCCCGAGCGGCTCCCGCTGCCGCCCTACCCCTGCCCTGACACCGGTGGCGGGGCACAGCGCTGCCTGCCCGGCTCTCCCCCGGCAGCGGGGTGCCCTGCCCCTGCACGGCCCCGCCCCGGTCCCGCACGGCCCGTACCCGCCGCTCCGCAgcccggtcccggtcccgctCGGCCGCCGCGCGGGAGCCCGCGCGCCTAGCGTAGCCCGCTCGGACACGCCCCTCCGCGCCTCACCCAATCAGCGCCTCGCTCCGACTCGGTAGGGCGGTAGCGGAGAGCACGTCCCGGAAGTATCTGGGCCAATCAGCGCCGCGTCCTTCCACCTCCCCGCGTCCTATTGGCCCGCGCTGAGGCGGGGCCAGGGGCGCTGCCAGCACGTGGCGGCCGGGGCGCGGGTGACCTtggccggggcgggcggtggCGGGTGCTCCGCTGCCATCACCCTTCCTGTGCCATCACCCCTCCTCTGCCGCCACCCCTCTGCTGtcaccccgcagccccggccccaccTGCCGGGCTCCCCGGGGggcctctcccccagccctggggtgtTCCCAGCACCCCGCGGTCCGGGGGGTGCCCCTCGCCTCCCCCATGAGCCGGAGGACGGGAGCCCCCTgccaccctgctcccagccagcccccAGGCTCCCCGGCCTCGTGTCTCCAGGCGAGCAGGCGTGGCAGGCCGCGGCACGGGTTGGCAGCACCGGCATGGCGCCGCTGCCGTGGGGAGCAGAGCCTGCCCggtccccagggcagccccagggcctggCAGGGTATCGGGGTGCTCAGGAAGAAGGATGCTGCCTCGGGGGGGTGAGtggtgcaggcaggagaggggccATGTTCTCCTTGTGTTTCGAATCCCACTTAGCGGGTGGGCTTGGCCACCTGGCCCCAGGCAGCCCGCGGCCGCTGGGGATTCAGCGGTTAAATGGATGCACCGCAAATTGAGGAACGAGATTAGGGACTAAGGGATCCTACTGAATTCCTCGTGATCCCCAGCCATGGGAAAATGGGATGAGGCAGCGTTGAGTCACTGTCCGGCGAGGAGGAGCGACTCAGAGGGGAGTCAGGCGGGAGGCGAGACCACCCGCTGCGGGCAGAGTGGCGACGGAGCGCGGCGGTGAGTGCTGCCGGGCGAGCAGGAGGGGCGAGGGGAGACGTGGGCTCTCCGGGAGGGTGGTTTGTGGGTGAAGGGCTGGCGGTTACACCAGGATACCCCTTGGGTACCATCCTGCCTGCCGGAGCGTACCTCCCTGGAAGGTCCTGGTTGAAGGAACAGTCTTTTAACTTAATCTTTATCAGTCCGGGTGTTTTTTGCTGCTTGATTTGTTGTTGGTCATCCGAAGAGGACTCGTCACAGCTGAGGGATCTGGGTTTCCGTGGTTCTGCTGCTGGCCCGTGCCGGATTGCGGCTGTAGGCCATTTATGGAGGTGGTGTTATGACAGCGCCGACACCAACAGCAAAACCTGGGTCGGTTTCTCTGGTCGTGGTGGTTTCTGTGACGTGCAGGTGCAGATGCTATAGAGAAGGgttttatattaattatatattaaGTTATATAATCTGGCTTTGAATATACATTTTGTGTACAGTTGCTAGCAAAGATTTTCACCTCTCTTGAGCCATAGGAACTGCAGATAACAGCGGTGTGTGTGGTTGTGATTTCAGGACTCCATCTGGCTGGTGATGGAGAGCgtctcttcttccccttcaccCTTCTCTGCCAGTTCCCCCACCATGCAGTCTGAGAACGCCACTGCCCATGACGACTACTCCGGCCTCCAGAAGAGCATGCACGTCCTCTCCATGGTGGTGTACAGCATTGCCTGTTTGCTGGGGGTGACAGGGAACGGCCTCGTCATCTGGATTGCCGGCTTCAAGATGAAGAAGACAGTGAACTCTGTCTGGTTCCTCAACCTGGCCATCGCCGACTTCATCTTcacctttttcctccccctcagCATCACCTACACTGCCCTGGGCTTCCACTGGCCGTTTGGGAAGCTCCTGTGCAAGCTGAACAGCACCATCGCATTCCTCAACATGTTCGCCAGCGTCTTCCTCCTGACACTCATCAGCATGGACCGCTGCGTGTCTGTGGCCTTCCCCGTCTGGTCTCACAACCGCAGGAGTCCGGAGCTGGCAGCCAGGATCGCGCTGGGGACGTGGGTCCTGGCTCTCCTCCTCAGCTCCCCATACCTCGTCTTTCGGGACACTGTGGTCAGTCCCAGGAACATCACCAGCTGCTATAATAATTTTGCTCTGTCCGATGACTACACGTCCGAGGCAACGCGGAGGCTGTGGAGGATGCGGCATAAAGCGATGATCATAACGCGATTCTTATGCGGGTTCCTCATCCCTTTCACGGTGATTCTTATCTGCTACAGCATCGTTGCTGTCAAGCTGAGAAGAAGGCAGTTAGCCAACTCGGCGAAGCCATACAGAATTATCATTGCTGTCACAGTCTCgtttttcctctgttatttcCCCTATCACGTCTTCTCCTTGCTGGAAATATCCAAAAACTCTTCCAGCCATGAGATGAAAATGGCCCTTTACATAGGGATCCCCTTGGTTTCCAGCCTTGCTTTCTTCAACAGCTGCATCAACCCCATCCTGTACGTATTTGTGGGGCCGGATTTCAAGGAGAAGTTTCGCCAGTCCATCCTGTCAGCCTTTGAAGGGGCCTTCAGTGAGGAGTcggtcctgggcagcctgacCAGCAGGCGAAAGTCCAGGTCTGCTTCGGAAGCGGAGGTCCCCAGGGTCTGAGCGGTGGTGGTGATGGGGCAGttcttttctctgcaatttCCCTTCATTTCAGAGCTCTAATCGCAGGACTGGGGGCTGCAAAGGGCTGTGCACGCTAACAAAGTGTGAGCTGATATTTTGGAGGTATCTCAGACCTACTATGACTTAGTATACTTAAATTAAACACCtctctggagctgcagcagggtgGGAAAGTCAAAGGACATTGTGCTCCTTGTGCCACTTCCTTGGctgccttttttccctgcaCCTTTTCCATCCATACGGCTGCGCTGGAGGTGTACAGCTGTGCCAGAGGTCTacagctgtgctggaggtgTATGGCTACACTGGCATTTTGGCTGtccagaggagaagaggagggaggggagagctaTTCCATAAGTCCCTTGTAATTAAAtcagtaaagaaaatataaagatcctttcccatgtatcatTCCAGTCTGGTGCATGGGCTGCTAAAGCttaaggagaaaataattttaaaaaagcagctggaaCATGCAGTGGGATCTGTCCGGAGGCACTCTCACAAATgtgtcttttaaagaaagagggTTAAATGAAATGGCTGTATGTATTTTTGTAGGGTCTGGAATAGCTAGGAAGACACTCATCTTTTCTCTCCCCAGCTGTGCAGCAGGAGGAATTACTGGTTGTGCTCCAGTGACTCAGGTTTGATGCCCAGCGGAACTATTTCTGAGCAACgcttgtctctgtgtgtgtttgagaTGTTTCTGGCCCTTAAATAGCAGAGATCTGACGTTTTGTACTGTTGGTGAATGACTACTAAACCCCATTAAAGTTATGTAAAATGTACCCAGCCTGTTGTGTTGCCTGTGTGATAGAACACTTGTTGATCCAACCTGACTGAGCATGCTCTTCTTCGGTAACAGAACAACTGGATGAAAAGATTAAATACGCAGAATTTGGAAACCACTGGCATGAGCAAGTCTCATGACCGAAGCAGACAGGGCTCGACCTGGGTGTGAGGACTTGCCTGGGGCACTCTGTCCATATGGGTCTGATGGCCAGCCCACAGTTGTGGCTTATCGGTGGGTTTCAGACCTCTTGGTACCTTTGAAAATCAGcagttcagagaagaaagaagagcaagTGTGGCTGAACTGGGTCTGGTCAAGTTTCACATTTGCAAACTGCTCAGGATGAAGATGGTGTGGGTTTTCTTCCCAGGCTTGATCAGCCTCTGAACCACTTTAATTTTCATAAGTAGAAAATGTTACTCACATGAAAACGGCAGCGTTGAGGTGCTGTCACTCCCAGCCCATGCTAGGCAGCTGAACGAGCAGGCATCTGTATCACACCTCCCTCCTCTGGCCTGCCCAACCTGCCTGGAAAATGGCCCCAAGGTACCATTTGTCCGTTCATCCTGCCAGAAACCTGCCTGGGAGCCTCACTGCTAGAAAACCTCTGACTCCCAGCCTGAACGTACGAATTTGCACGTACCTCACTGTTCTGCATGGATGACATTACTGAGCGAGAGCTGTCACTTGAACACGTCAGGTATTAATTATGGGTCTGCTGGGCCATGTAGTATTAAATGAAGGTCGTGATCCTACAGGCATGCATGTACTTAACCTTAACTTCATGTGTAAACCTGCTGAGAACAGGGAATGTAACGAGACCATCCATATGTCAAGCATGAACGAACAGAGAGATTTACCCTTTGCCACAAATTGCTGCCTGCCATCCAGATAAAACTGCAATGTTTGCTATGCAGTGTGCAACTCTGGGGCTATTTACTTGCTCCTGGTGGTAAACTACAGCATCGATTGCAGTGTCAAGGTTGTGCAGACCAGCGTTTgctctttctggttttccttatCTGTTTGCAGAGCCCACGTAATTCCTTGTGACAAGAGCCTCAGAGCGTTGGACCGAGGCCTTGGACTGCTGTCGTGCTTCTCTCCTCACCCCAGCACCCTTGAAGGTCAGGACTTGAAGTATTGACCTGGTTtgtgggaggaaagaaagcaattttctgGGTCATTTGGACATCCAAGGTGGGTACGGGGTTCCCCTGGGACAACACGATTTAAATGAAGCAGAGTGTCTGGGCAATCTAAGGAATTAGCACTGGTACACCAGCAGGTAACTAACCTACAGAGCACCACCTTCCCCCTGGCATCCCAGCCAAGCCCAGCACACCTTTCACGCAGCAGCTCTGTTTCATCAGCCAACCCCATCCGACTCCAGACCTGAGACcaagcttctctctctctctcgtgCAATATCCCTCCCAGAAGTTGCTTGTGCTCTAAGCGGCGCGTTATTATGTGTAAGCAAAATCGTGTGTCTTTACAAAGCTGAAAATCTCCCTGTGTGATGGGGAAGGGACTGAGCAAGCTTTCAGAGAGCCATCCCTGAGAACACTTGCCAAAAAGGGGGAAGCGAATGTTTTATCGATGGTAACGGCCATTGCGGTGTTACAAATTGCTCTTGAGTTAGAGATGGGTCTGTCAGCCCGGGTCTGATCCGTAGCCTTTGTGCAATGAGAAACCGTGCTGACATCAATATGGGGTCAGGGTGCCAAGGGACTGGCTCCAAGATAAAGCTCCCATTGTATCTAGTTCCCTCATGTTCAGACTATCTCATTATCACGGTGATAATTGTGATAGTCCCTCATTCCCAGCAGGCAGGCTGTTCATTCTCTTTGATAGTTGTGTTTGTCATGTGCTTATCTAGAAAAGCTTGAATGAAAACCgtaaaaaaagggaattttttttccaaaggcatGCAAACAATCCAAAGAGGTTGAACGACTTTTGGCAGCTGTGCCCCCCTCTGACGCAGCTTTGCTCTCAAGGCTCTTTCGGATGCGATCGGGTGGGTGGAACAGCCTGAACCCCCCAGTATTTGCAGTCGTTGAGAAAGGTGCTGAACCCGCTGCCTCGCTGGCATCAGGCCCTCATTGGTCCTGCCGAGGGGCCGATCCGACAGCCCCGCTCGTACAAACAGCGGGCTGGGACAGGCAGAGCCTTTGGGGCCCGCGGGGCTCGGACAGAGCCATTGGGGCATGTGGGGCTCAGACAGAGCCATAGGGGTGTGTGGGGTTCAGACAGAGCCATAGGGGTGTGCAGGGTTCAGGCCGTGCACGGGGGAGACTTAGCTGAGAGAATAAGCAAGTTTTGACAGTCAGAGCATTTGGTATGAATTAGCAGAGCAGGGTGAGCAGTTTGATGAGGTCATTAATACTCTGGTGTTGGGCAAGGTAAATACGGAATCACCAAACCATCTTGGTGAATTGCTCCGAAAGCTTGGCAGGTGATTTTTGGCTAGAGGTTTTGTCACAGGCTGTGTCTTCTGAGGGCAGAAACTGCTCTGGCTGGAGCTGTGGTCCAGAGCTGCCCTCCAAGGAAGGTAGTGAGGGATGGTGATACTTCACTAGCCAGTGTAGGTGGGAAGAATTATGTCATGGGGCCAGTTTGGGTGAGGGATGACAGATGTCGGTATGCTGAAAAGAGAATTGGCAGAATCCAGTTACATCCTGGTTGTGTCCTGTCCTGATTCAATCACAGCCCTAAGTGGCTCCCGATCAGCTTTACAGTTTCGGTCAGACTAGGGTCTAGCAGGATGGTAAGACATTCTTGTATCTTTATTGCAAGAGAAAATAACTGTGGTGGTTTAATCATGCTGAGGGACAACCATGGTGTAACTGGGTCTTGAGccacagctgcttctgtaaCGAAGACAGGATCTTAGGGGAAGATGTATCAAGAGTCTCAAGGAGGTAAAGCCTAGGGTGAATTGCAGCACGCAGCAGGTCCTCGACAGCAATGGATTATTGCTTTAGCAAGCACGTAAGTCAGGGCTCTGAAGAAGAGCTGTCACCGCCTTGCTTTGGAGGAGAGAGTACAGCAGGTGACTCTGGAGCTGGGAGAAGCTGCAGAGATATCAGGGAGGAAACCAGCCAAGGAGGATGTGGCAAGCAGTAGCTCAAGAGGAGAAGGTATTTTTTCCTTGGGACCTGGATGAAACCATGGAAATAGAAACTGGGCTCAGAATAGTTAAgaggaaagacagaggaaagagcGGGAGCTAAGACAGCCTTGAAAGTACCAGCAGCATGATGGTGGGTGCAAATGAATGGGAGGGAGACAGCAGCAGGTGAGGACGTTCTCATTAAGGAGAACTTAATGAGTCAATAAAAGCCCCTGTGAAAGTTAGTAGTTCCTATGCCTTTCTTCTGGTGAAACTTGCCTGGTGAGTAAAATTTTTGTGTCCTGCTCTTGAGCTTGGGGAATGGACTTGTTAGAGAAGGTCAAGCAAAAGACAGCACGTGGAGGTCTGACAGCAGAACATCTCCCAGAGCTTGCTGAAATCAGCGGGAGACAATGCAGCAAGTTAGAGGACTGGTATTGgtgaaatgtttctttgtcATAGGGAGATGTTAGCACAGGAGTTAACCTGCTATTGCCGATCCAGGGTTGGTCCTGATCGGCATCAAACCGTGAAGGGAACAGGGTGCTCCTTGCTGGTTGCACTTCGCTCCTTCCCTGCACCTCTCCCAGGTTCAGCTTAGCTGTACAGAGCAGAGTTCGTACCAAACCTTTCTTTACACCCCTTAGGCTATCTCTGTGCATGTGAAGCACAGGatcttttctcctgttctgcTTCAATTTGTAAGCCCGCTCTGTAGCGACCTGTGACTAACTCAAGCCATTCTTGTATGTTCACTAAATATCTGTACGGACATTTAGTGAACATACAAGATGAGTGAACACGATGCGTGCTTGCTCTCTGTGGAGGAGCTGTAGCTTAGTGCACTAAATGGCAAGTCACGGCAGGACCCTGTAGGTAGGACAGAGAGGGACAGGGTGTTTGGCACAGTGTTGCTGTTCAAATTCCCTAAAATGACGTGACTTCACTGTCCGGttcaactgctttttttctaaaggcGAATCGAAGGGCAAAGCGTGTCTGTAAAGAAAAGGTGATGGATGTTAACTGGCTGTTACACTTTGCAGGACACCGCACAGAAACACAGCGAAGCAAAGAGAATCTGTGAACAAAGCAAAAGGCGCTGCTGCCGGTTCTTGTTTTAGGGCAGTGTTTGTTCAAACCTTCGCCCTCTCATCCAGCTTGAGACGTCTGTCTGTGCAGTGACCTGTGAAACGCTGGGTATTCCAACAAGCCTCTCCTCTCTTTGTTTGAAGGCTCGTTGGAGATAAGCCCGTGCTGAAGCTGATGCGGCAGATCTGTTAGTCATTGCAGACTGACCCCGAGCTGAGAGCGTGgttacaaacaggaaaacaaactgaGCCCGGCGAGTCTTTCAGTCAAAGCTTTGTGACTCAGGAGGAGCGGGACTGTAACAAAATGAGTCAGTGCCTATTCCTGCAGACGGCTGAGCCACGGCTGGGCAGTAATATTTGATAAAACAATAAGAGGGGCTGTCTACTCACACAGCCCTTCACGTAGATAGGACGTGTTCTCTGCTCCAGGGCCTTTTTTAAGGCACTTTGCTTCCCAGATGTGGGGAATGCTATTTTCCAGATCACTCCCAAGCAATGATAAAATTACTCCTCCCTCCCCTGATTCAGGAATACATTTATAGCTGCTTTGAGTTCTGCCTCCCGAGGTGGCTACTACCCAAGCCAGCATCTTCTGGAAATCAGACACAGCCTCTCCCAAGGCAGTGAAGCTGAaggcaggggaggaggcaggCGGTGGCTTTGAGGCTGTGCTCAGTGTGGAGGTGCCTGTGTGCTGCAGAACCTCCCAGCAGGCTCAGAGGGGCTGTGTAGGGTAGAGGATGCTTTTGGGGTGCCCCATAGGACCAACCATTGGGAGACACCAAACCTATTTACAGGGCTCCATTAGGATcaaatcaaaatgtttctttagtgTACCATGTCTGATAATTCTCGCTGTCGGGTGGTTTGGTAGGTGAGTTTTAACAtccaccttttttaaaaaaacaacttagacaaaaaaaaaaagccaacctgGCTGAGCAGTGATGGATGGAGCTCAGGAGATTGGATGACAGTAGCATTTGTCTTCTCTCAGGTGATGGATGCAGGCTGTCGTCCAGCCAAGCACTGGATGAGCAGTGCCCTTCACCTTGGCTGGACTaagtgtgtggtttttttgcaCATCTCTGCTTGCCAGGGTTGCATCTGGATTAAGAACAACAAATCTCTGTGAGCTGGTGTATTCACACCCAGCAGTTCTTCAGAATTCCATAGATGACTGCTAATTGAATCActgtaaaggaaataaaatccagGTGCTGTTTTGGAGCAACTATTTGTTAAACTCTTAGCATTTGGATAGCATATTGTAAAATTAACAAATCCCTCTCCTTTGGGAGCTGAGATTTAAACTTACATTCCTCTGCCCAGGAAAACAGAGGCAGGAAAGAAATTGATTTGCTCTAAGAAAACAAAGGCAgtagccttaaaaaaaaaaaaaggatcagaaGACAGAATCTTTTAGTTCCTGGTCCTGTGGTTTGCTTAAGCAATGTCAGGAATTTGGGGCAGCACGAATCAAATAGTCAGCAAATTCTGGGTGCCCTAGGgtattaaaaaatgcttctgggGAAGGCTGCTAATTGCATTATGGGTCAGTGCTTCACCATGTGCTGTTTCTAGCTGTTCTGCCTTAAACTGCTCTGCCATACCAGCCTGTAGTGAAATCCTTTGAGGAAGATTGATGCTAAGAGAGAAATCTCTGCCGCTCTGCGATGAGGCTAACAGAAAGCTCAAACCCCCCTTCCCCTTTGTCCTAAAAGCcccaaaacaagacaaaaaaagaaccTACTAGGGTCAATGACCCTGAATCGACTGTGGAAGCACCAGCCtgtaagcagaaaaatacagactaCCAACAGTGGGAGTAGCAAGGCATTGGGAGAGGTCTTAATTACTTAAGTGTAATTCAAGAGAGATTCTAGGAGAGGCAGAGGATCATTGCTGCCTCTCCGTGGGGGTGCACACAGGCTTATGGCCTCTCTGCTCACATATTTCAAACAGATGTCTTTGCTTTGTGCTTGTGCTACAAGTGGAGTGCTCTATATCCGGCAGCTGCGCAGCGGCTCCAGGTTAAAttgctctccttccccagctctgaTTCTAtcaaaagaggggggaaaaaaaggagacgATGAAATGTTGGAATGCAAGAAGCAATGAGCAAACGTGAAATATGGGGAAACACTGGCCTGCgaatatttaaaatggaaaatacagcttgtaatgacagaaaatgcagtttcaaaATATGAATCTAAATGTGGTCCTGTTTTGCAGGCGTGTTTGGTGAGCAGTCCTGGCAGTGGTGGCTGTTCTTCCTCCTTCATGGTAAggccagcacagacagaagtaTCTGCTCGGGTGCTTGAGACTTTGCTCCAATGCACCTTGCAGTCCAGAATTAATTTgagtttaattgctttttttgagaaaagctgcagcagaaagTACCTGAGTTGTACTTTCTATGCTAAAATTCTGATCCATATAGTGCTGCTGATCTTGACCATATTGAAAACTGCCTTTAAAACAGCTTCTAGCTACCCAGTTAGTGGGAAAACATAGTCCTTGTTTATTTACTTAGAGGGTGGGACCCCTGGCAAGAGCTGTATCCTCCTCAGCCTGTGCAGGATGACCTGTAACTTTGTCGAAACAGTGAAAGGGCACAACTTTTGTCTTGGGTGCTGTCCTGTGACAAAGCTGGGCTTTAAAGAGGGTGACTAAAATCAGCGTCTTGCTGCAAATGTCAAATGCATCTTCACTCAGTTTAACCTATGTATGTTGCAAGGAGGGCCCTGATAGCGAACGCTGGACAAATCGCGTGTGCTCTTGACAGAATGAGGGAACTGAAAGACCACTGAtcagtgtgtatatatatatatttttttttttttttaatttactttccagaaaagctttcttctctACGAACACCACTGGGGCTGATGGCAAAGGCCAGCTGGTACCCTGGTGCCCAGCGGGGATGGCGAAGGCCCGCTGCTGCGGTGGCAGTGCCCAGAGCGGTGGTCAGCCATCCCTCTGACAGGGATGCAGGTGTGGGAGCTCCAAAACCCATCACCCTGGCCGCCACCCGCTGGCTTGTGCCGTGTGGGCTGTGCACCGGGGCTCTCCCAGCCCTGGTGGGGGCCGGCACCCATCAtcctgctctttctttcttgGGGGGGGAAAGCTGAAATGCGGCGTTGGCACTGGGGTCCTCGCGTTATCCCCGCCCCGGGTGCCCTCAGCATCGCGGGGGCGAGGGGGGAACATGGCGCCGGCGGCGGCTCCCCTCAGCCGCGCCGCGAGGCCGTGGTgggaagggcgggggggggagagggcgTTGCCTAGCGCCCGCCCCTCGCGcgccctctccccctccctccctccctcgcgCGGCGCCGCCATCTTGCAAGCGGACAACCGGAGGGGCTGAGCTCCGCCGCCGCCTCTGCCTCGCCCCCTCCCTCCGGCCGGGCTGCCTTctcccggggccggggggccggAGCCGGCAGGTAAGGCCTTCAGAAAGGGGCGCGCCCGCCCGCTCAGCCCACTTACAGCCGGCTGTGTGAGGGCAGGACATCCCCCATCCCCAGCgctctctcccctgccccacacaGGGTTCCGCCGCCTGAGGAAGGGGCTTGGTCGCCCTCCCCTCAGGAGCCCTGTGGGAAGGGGGGGTATCTCCTGGGCGGCGCCTTTCCAGGGCTGCCGGGGACTCCTCGCCGTCCGCCAGCCCTACAGGTGAAGGGGAGCGGCGTGCTCGCCGCCACGCCTGGGGCTGCGGCGTGCCCAGGCCTCTCCCCTGAGGGGGGAAAGGGATCCCCAGGTACCCCGGGGCGCCTGGGCGGGCTTCCCCTCCCAGGGCGTCTGTAACCCacctggagcagctggaggacTCGTAGGGAAGTGTGGGGTGGAAGGGGCGACCCTCTGCTGTTTATCCCAAGGGGATGGGTTAGTGTGGAGGGCCGTTGGGCCGAGGGAGTTCCCCGTGGGGAGACGGGCGAGAGGGTCAGTTTCCCTCCAGCCCCTGGGGATCAATTCTTCAGTACCGTG
This window encodes:
- the LOC137676919 gene encoding chemerin-like receptor 1 isoform X2, which codes for MESVSSSPSPFSASSPTMQSENATAHDDYSGLQKSMHVLSMVVYSIACLLGVTGNGLVIWIAGFKMKKTVNSVWFLNLAIADFIFTFFLPLSITYTALGFHWPFGKLLCKLNSTIAFLNMFASVFLLTLISMDRCVSVAFPVWSHNRRSPELAARIALGTWVLALLLSSPYLVFRDTVVSPRNITSCYNNFALSDDYTSEATRRLWRMRHKAMIITRFLCGFLIPFTVILICYSIVAVKLRRRQLANSAKPYRIIIAVTVSFFLCYFPYHVFSLLEISKNSSSHEMKMALYIGIPLVSSLAFFNSCINPILYVFVGPDFKEKFRQSILSAFEGAFSEESVLGSLTSRRKSRSASEAEVPRV
- the LOC137676919 gene encoding chemerin-like receptor 1 isoform X1; this encodes MAPLPWGAEPARSPGQPQGLAGYRGAQEEGCCLGGDSIWLVMESVSSSPSPFSASSPTMQSENATAHDDYSGLQKSMHVLSMVVYSIACLLGVTGNGLVIWIAGFKMKKTVNSVWFLNLAIADFIFTFFLPLSITYTALGFHWPFGKLLCKLNSTIAFLNMFASVFLLTLISMDRCVSVAFPVWSHNRRSPELAARIALGTWVLALLLSSPYLVFRDTVVSPRNITSCYNNFALSDDYTSEATRRLWRMRHKAMIITRFLCGFLIPFTVILICYSIVAVKLRRRQLANSAKPYRIIIAVTVSFFLCYFPYHVFSLLEISKNSSSHEMKMALYIGIPLVSSLAFFNSCINPILYVFVGPDFKEKFRQSILSAFEGAFSEESVLGSLTSRRKSRSASEAEVPRV